A segment of the Polyodon spathula isolate WHYD16114869_AA chromosome 1, ASM1765450v1, whole genome shotgun sequence genome:
ATCATTCACTGGCTCTTTCTAGAGGTAAGAGAATCTAccaaaatgtgtatatatacggtataattatactatataatatactatattatatatattattattatattattattattattattatatattttttaataggcacattaatgtaaattaatgGTAATCTAAACTAGTTAGATGTTTGGACCAGTAAAACTTCATCTTGAATTTTCTGATGTCTCGGTATTGCCATAAATGACAACGGTCGAGACAAAGTTAAGTTACGAACAGAAGAAAGATAAAGGAATtggtctttctattccttaaggatattatctttgTGTATTGCttaaacagctttttgggtctcccagtcctaggtttgtcaattacagatgatgtttctctgtacctgttgattatgcttcgggtaccacaccttgaaaatcgatttcaatgtttttccttctttatgtaagtcaaggttgttgaaacagtagaaaacaccagtggaggctttgagtaaatttgtgatgctcataatgcatcaatgcatcagagtagaaaatacaacatgtctcagacttttgcacagcagtgtgtgtgtgtgtgtgtgtgtgtgtgtgtgtgcgcgtgtgcctAAGATAACATACTTCCACAgactgtgctttgtttttcagtttttttctggaaaatcaatcaatcaatctttattttatatagcacatttcatagtggaccaccatcacaaagcactttacaaaatgcagtaacaagaaaatccataatactttaaatacagaaaaatgcataatacgtgaaatacagtaaagaaaaaaagcataatatattaaatacagtggaaaattcataatacatgatagtaacataatacatgaaatagtagcagcaacacagcagctaatagcagatggTGGGTCTTGAgtgttgatttaaagcgagtgactgtgggagctgcacgcaccaAAGcggggagagagttccaaagagtcggagctatgaagctaaacgagcattcACCAAGTgtgatgcacttttgcttgggcataacaagcaggccagagtcggaggacctcagcttgcgggcagggatatagcgggtcagcaggttgaggaggtactctggacctgtgtgatgaagggcattgtaggtgagcaggagagttttgaaaataatcctgaacctTACAGGTAGCcactgcagctgggcaagacggggggagatgtgatcatgtttgttacatttggtaaggatcctggcagcggcattctggactagctaCAGTCAGTTTATAGTgtgtgccaggagaccaccatcTAGAGAAAACCATTAAGATGAGTCACTTTAGTGCAGCACTGCTTCATGCTAACTCCAGGTTCATTCTTTTCAGACGGGCAGCTCTTTACCTGGGGACAGAATACAAATGGACAGCTTGGCCTGGGGAAAGGGGAGCCCAGTAAACCATCCCCCCAATCTCTGAAGTCTCTGTCAGGGATCCCGCTGGCTCAGATTGCTGCAGGGGGAGACCACAGCTTCGCTGTCTCACTGTCGGGGGCTGTGTATACCTGGGGGAGGAACCATGCAGGGCAACTGGGACTCGGAAACACCACAGGTAAAAGCGTTTCATTGTCAATGACATAAGCATATTGTTTTGTAATAGAAAGAGAACttaattacttttatattttacttttaaaattttgatAATCGTGGAGTCTAGCCAACATATAATAAATAAGGTAATGTTCATAAATGTGTGAATGCAATTGGtcaatttatattttctttagttAGAATTTGTGCAGTACTTCATTATTCCTACTAATCTGCATGGTTCACAAATTAAAAGGTAATGATTGATGCCTTTCTGGAGAAAGCTCCTGAAGTTTGAGATGAGAAAATCAAGCACAAATGAGACAGGGTTGTTGCTCTAAATTCAAATTCTCATTGTTTGTTTCCACCGTCTTTCACAAGATTCACTCTGAAACTCAAATGCATCGCAGAAACTGTGCAGCCCTGTTAGAGTGAATGTTTGCCATGATTTCCCTTCTACTGCAGAAAGATTTAGTCCAACCCTCGTAAAGTCTTTACAGCTCAAGAAGACTGTGTTTATTTCTTGTGGAGAGGAACATACAGCCATTCTTACTAAGGTTGGTGtgaaatgttattcatttttacttACAGCACCTGCATTCTACAGAAGCATGACAAATCTGACCCACTAAGAAACAAATTGCtcctatttgtttatttctgctattttttttttttccaaggatGGGATAGTGTACACATTTGGTGCAGGAAGTTTCGGGCAACTCGGACACAACTCAACAAGAGATGAAGTCCGACCTCGACTAGTTGCTGAGCTGTGGGGGGAGAAAGTTTCTCAGATAGCCTGTGGAGGGTAACTTAATGGTGTTGAATATTCCCAGTAATTATTACAGTGATTGACCCGAGTCATcccaaaatatttgtattgttctgttttattgccATAGGTTGTCCTGTTTGTGCTTAGCtgtctattgtattttttttttctttttgattctAGGCACCACACTGTTGCTTACATTTCCTCTACCAATAAGGTCTACTCGTTCGGGTGTGGAGAGCAAGGGCAGCTGGGAACTGGACAGAATATTAATCAAGAGGTTCCGGTTCCTCTAACACTATCAGCAGGTATTGCTGTTTGAGTGAGAATTAGTTCTTGTGTGTCTTTTTGTCATGTTTTCTATTAACAAAATTAACTAGaagaaaacacattgtttttatgactcctaaaaaaaaataaaaataaaaacgagCACAGTAGTAACACCTTACACCAGTGGCCAGTTGTGAATATCAAAGGGGAGAGAGATCCAACCCACTCAGCCACCACCACTTCCTAATCCACAATACacagtcatttatatatatatattttctagagatattacatattaatattttaattattttgcattctGCCTTGTTTCTGTATAGCTAATGAAAACACCCTCACTGTTGACAAAATTGTTGCTGGAGGAAACCAGACATTTGTGTTATGCTCTCAAATTGAGGTAAACTCACTCTCTCATCCAAATAGCAACACCTGCTGATAGTGTAAGAGCGAGTGGAACGTCTTGTCTGTTTTATGGATGGCTACCAATGTGTACAAATAAGTATCTGACACAGGGGGCAATACCCAAACTCTGTAATCTATTTGTCTAgcataaaaaaaagctatttcccccataactataaaacacttaatagtgatacatttagaaatactaaaaaaaacttgAGAAAGCTGAGAAAGCCAAACGTTTGTTTTAGAATTTACTACGTTGGAATTTAGTAAAACTGGGGCTTGCATTTAACAACTGAAGCCCATTTATGTTAGTGAAACCATTTGCAAATATATTACATTAGAATGTTGTCAAATGTTAAAACTATAActttcaaatatgttttgtttgtagaAGCTTGAGCCTTCAGCAAACATGTTCCCCTCAAGCACTGGTAAAGGGATTTTCAGTATCAATGATAATTTGCTGGACAAATGGATCTCAGAATGTGAGTCAAAATGGAAGAACacaaataagtaagtaaatagaCCAGTGTTTCCCAAACCCGTTTCCCAACCCGGCACaccatgtctgctggttttcattccaacgcagcgctcaattgcttaatcAAACttttcattgaactaataaagtgattaactgggcattttccCATTATTTTCAGGCTCTTCGTTTTTTGATACagtcaattaagcaattgagcgctgcgtTGGAACGAAACCCAACAGACACAGTGTGTCGGGTTGGGAAACACTGAAATAGACCACTGTTTTCCTCACATTACTTTATTTTCTGTAGCTTTTTCTGCCCCATAGTTTAGAGTGATTTCCAGTGGTATTTATGACCTTCGTGAGGAATATGAATGCTACCACTAATATGATCACGTAGGTAGAAAGGAATCACACAAAAAGGGAAGGGTTTTAGAACTATTTTTCAAGCGCACAATtaggcaaaacaataaaaaatctaaattcagCATCACTCTTTGACATTAGGCTTTGACATGGAAGACACAGCTCTTCCCTCTCTGTCACTCCCCTAGATAGAGTCCTGTAACTAACATCTCTAATTGACTTCAAACACACAACTTGTTCCAACAGCCTACCACCAATGTCAAGTGATCCAACATCTCCCTAAATATCAATCAACTGCAATTCATACCAGttattttcaattgtatttcaTCATTTCACATGCATATTCAGAACTGTTTCAGAAATGAAGAAGAGGGAAAGGTTGGCCCTAAATTGGCAAGGCATTATTGTGCCTtgtcacagcacacacacacagtttaaacaGATGTTTATTAGTAGGGGAGCAGTGGGTGCTGTGTGCTACTCTTTGTAAACCAGGCCTTGCAATTCAAAGGACTATGCTAACCCATAATGTAACAGGGGCCACTCACAGTTTCTGACAAATCATTACATTTCcttcctgtttttaaatttttcttagAAAAATTGCATGGGTTTTCTCATCTCCTTCTTGTCTTAATGGGAGTTTTCTGGAACAAAGGTAAGATAAACTATGAAGCAATGTAGTAGTTATGAAGCAATTGTTGATGGAGTTGATAGCTAAATGCATTCatgcttttcaattattttatacaATCCTCTGTCCTCCCAGAAGGTAATGTTTCAAAAACTAGTGCTACTGTTTTAACTAACAAATTTACTTTTGCTCTCACAAGTTGTTAACTGGTCTCagtactgtttagaagcattaactatgcaattatgtttttttattatttattttagtaacgataaacactttaaaacaaccACTGAGACTGCAGGCATGGACTTATCCCTTGTGCGTCTTGCTTTTGAAAAGTTAGCAAAGAATACGAAAGTGTTAATGCAGgtatgttgttatttattttcaaactaatgTCCCATCTATGCATTGTCACCTCTCACCTCTTTTACCTGTGTTTATATTCTAAACTTCTCCTTTGTGCTTCCAGGTTGAATCTGTGGTTCTGAACAAGCTGCTGCCTTCTCTAACTGGGGCTCCAGCTGGAGTGGAAGCCTTGAGGGTTTACCTGATTATACCTGAACTCTTCAGAGCCCTCAAAACACCACAGAGTATCAAGGAGGTAGCATCTTCTCTAGCTGAAGCCATTCTCAGACTACGGCCAAGCAGCATACAAATCCTTGGTAAGAATGGTAATGTTACTGTTttgtagggctgcaacgaagggtacattttgaccaaaggttcggaacacattaccgaaggaaggtttgaaccttcgatggtactaactaatttgcataatttgctGGTGACGTTCAtcatagctactagtttatatttgattgaaaatcctattattttacaggtaagccatataaattgatttatgtagtttaaaaatacattatatagaacaataatcatgtttttataatttaaataaaaataaaaatacatgttgtttatttacatgtaattgatgctgctgcGAGTAAGCTTGCATTGAAGCAGCACTAACTGCCTCGGACTTGGGCAAAACAAAGTtaatttaacagtcactgttccaagcaggttacCAGCCAGTCATATTTCACTACtattacaactactactactactatgaatTTATGCTTGTCAAggatgtgcctccatgatacagcAACAGTCACTCGCACAGTTTgcagtcaactttttttttttgtcgtctgagcatttagcaaaaaaaatcccaaacagcagaggggttttgagacatttctatCAATACAGTTTAAACTATACAGctctttgctgtcgagatggagaatgaagaaattTGTCTCTGGTTAACACCAGCTGCTATAACGATTCGGTAgcagattttaatacaacaacctttgtttaagtaatatgcattatgcaaataaaaagatctgattttgcatgtgagtgacatttaatgtgtgatttatagtattcacacactGTCAAACGATTTCcgttaacagaaagaaaaaaaaaaaacagtgcgtgAATGGCGTTTCACGCACTGTCTTTTTCAAATCTTCaaattcctggctagtgaacgAACCTTCGAACCTTCTAAAACAGCcctactgttttgtgtttattatattagAGAGCCCTTTGTAATAGTAGTTTGCTGCATTTGACTTAGACAGTTTATCTTGGGGCTTGATATATTCACACCACAATTATGAGCCTCACTATTTTAACTGGGATGAAACTTggtgttaatattttattataagttGGGAGTAACAGATATATGGAGGTGTTTCTCCGTCTGTTCATCTGCCTATTTGTGTCACACTTACATTATATTTTGAGAATACTTTGTTCTAACACCTAATTTGCTTACATAATGACATCTGTGTCTTAAATGCCATACAATATTCTCATTGCCATTTTTATTCTGTACTGTTCTGTGGATATACATCAAgggatgtactgtatgttactgacatatttgtttcttttcctGTTTCTTAAATTTAGATGGAAGAAACATGAATGGAAAGATACATATCAGAGATACTTTATGCTTTTCCTACCATGCTGTGTTATATCCGATTCAAACTTGTTTTAGAGTCCTTGTGGTCAAAGCTACCCATTGCAATCTTCAGGTTGGTTGTGACGATATACCATTTTGTATCCAACCGGTACCTTCACAGGGCTAGAAAAGGTTCCCTTGCAAACGTGGATCAGCTGCATAACTCTTTGCGTGTCCTGCAAATACTATACAAGGTAATGTAGTAGTTCAAAAGACATAgttcttgagaaatattattcATAACAATCTGCATTAACCCTATcctccttcacacacacacacacagacatgctcaCACACAAAACTTTACTTAAACTGCCATTCTCATGCCCATAATGATAATGCTTAACAAAGTTGTGTCTAAGTTACAGTCTGAGGTCAAGTTTTCTTAATTTTGGCTGACATTTTGGTTAAGACTGTTTTAGTCGGTGTGGTTAGATTATActtttattatgttatttgtCTACAGGTGAACTCTAATGCTGGTAACAGGATTCAGGAGAATAAGTTCTACATAGCTGAAATTGGACTTTTTCAGTcagtaagtttgttttttcttttaacttttgtatttaatttgtttctaCTTCAGAAATCCACTCTTATTAGTTATTGCATGGGAActataaacactttaaaacaagtagataaaatgtatttttattaagagGTAGTGGAACTACTGAGACTCTTCCATTATAAAAGTTGATATGAGTAGTAAAGATTAGTGGAcatatagtgaaagcatgggaaattaCAGGGCAAATTGTTATTATAGATTAGTAAGAAACATACCTGTAAGTCAATTTTTTTCATATAGATTCAAATTAATCCATCAGGCAAATCACCAAAAACCAAGGCACTCTTACACACTTATAGGTAAAATACCTTTATTAATGGGGCATATCCAAAAAcggaatattaaaaataacaacacagaacCAGAATGTTCTAAAAAACAAAGAGGCTACCAACGCCTAGCAGCAGTCCTAGCCTTCATCAGGGTCAAGCATTGGTAATTGCTAcaactctttaaataatgtacctgtcatttttttttcattgttaaaatcctgacaactttttacacgtataagttttaaagtgtgtttcaaagttctagtgcactggggtgcACGGGATCTCTcctgtaaatcactgcaggaagagtgattaaaaaaaaaaaaaacattacagtaaatgctctggcttttctgttccgtaccacatcatggatcgttcttgctttgttacctgtttgacaatgtgggcaatagtccttacactgtcagtgcactagagtggccattttgaaaagagctttgaacagacttaaagttgtcaggatgttaacagtgaaaacaaaaattacaggtacgttatttaaacgtgtgtagcaacacgtggggatgtgtaacgctgtatttttgcGGAACCCCGCCACCTACTCTTTAAGATCATAagtgtgtttatgtgtttgttaTAATCTAACACAATTTGGTATAACTTTTATATCTCTGCAGGTTCAACAAAAgcattaatttaatttgaaattactttaaaaaaaaaaatcatttatggTACGTAGAACAAACATTTTATAGTTGCCATTTGAAGGGGGCATTCTGTTTTCAGAATCCATAGTCCAGTGTGGCTAAatggatttgttttccttttgaatTTAGTGATTAATTACCCATCAAAAAGATTAACTGATTACATCTTGATAGAGCTCAATCTTTCATTGTTTTTTAGGAAATGATTCAAAACACTTGCAATAGCTTAAGAACACtcttgctaataataataattaattgctaataatttaaatgcatgtcaCCAATAATAGATATTGTATATGTTTTAGATGTTATTGTACATATCTAATAAACACATATCAGAAAGGTACTTTCAGCCATGAAGGCTTTAATGTTTGTTATTGGGACCACATGCCGATGCGTTTCAGAAGGCAATGCCATGGGGATTCTTTCATTTTTGTTGAAAAATCTCTTGGGTTATAACAAGTTAAATAAACCACTCATTGTTTTCTTTGACATGCCCATTTTTTGAAAAAGATTAAAcagaaatgtgtcttttttttcagattctcCTACTTTCATTGACCGTATACCCTTGCATCTTTGATTTCGATGCAAAGTGCTTTCTACTCAGGTTTGATTGTTTAACAACACTATTTGTAGGTTGTTTTTGagtttacaatgttttttaaaatttaggtTTGTAAAGTTGTGTGCTACTTTCAGCtgttcgtgttttgtttgtgacaGACCGCTGCCCAGACCCATCCTTTTGGAGAATATAATCTGCTTGCCAACCGAAGAAATCTCTTACGTGATACCTTGCAGTACTTAAGAGACAACCACTGCTGTCCATTGAAGGTGATTCTACATTAAAacactaaaatatatttccaCAGCTTGATCTGCAATGAGGTAAAGAAAGTATGTACTCAGCTACTgtagttattacaaaatatatagtgGCAAACAGGACTCGGAAGCTCCGTAAGCAAACAAATGGTTTTCACTATTCTCGCTAGCCTGACTAGCCAATACCTCTGTGACCATTAAGGATGAAGCATTTGGCACCTTCTGGTTTGAATAGACCAGTGGGTAGCTCTATTGTAGTTCTGGTCAACTGCTTGGTGCATTTGTACTCATTAttgattttttgtatttatttaaggtgACATTTGTAGATGAAAACAGTGTTGATCATGGAGGACTATCTCAGGAGTTCTTCTCTGTCATCACCAGGGAGATGCATACATTGGAACCTGGAATATTTAAACTCTATGAAGACTGCAGACTAGTGTGGTTTATTCCAATGGTATTTGCAGTATAGTTtgatttcggggggggggggggggggggggggggggggggttagcagtaggggggggggtggggggggggggggggtattttgtaattaaatttttctgcaaaaaacagaaacagaaacagtgaCATGTTCTTTCTGATTGGAGTCCTTTGTGGAATGGCCTTGTACAATCGCTGTGTAGCAGAATTCCACTTCCCTCTGGCCTTGTTCAAGAAGCTGCTGAAAGAAAAGCCCACACTGGAAGACCTGAGGGAGTTGTCTCCTACAGAAGCCAGGTAAGTGATGCACTAACTTCAAGTGGTTGTCGCTAACAAAATACTTCCATTTGTGacatagatctcaaatgtgcagttttggaagAAACAGTCATGTATTTTCACCTTCAAACATAATTTCTGGTACTACACTTAGTTAGTTAGTCTTTGTTTGCAAACCTTGCTTTCAGATTGTGTTGCACTTCTAAGTTGAGACTTTAACCATGTGTAGTACATGCAGTAAAACTCCTGGTTCCTTTAAACATGCAAATTTGGGACCTAGATATCGACAAGATgtgtgacattattttttttagctaaaacCCTATTAAGATTTAATGTTTCGAATGTTGCACCATGTTTGACAGTGACAATTGCATAAATATTTTTTCTGGGGGTTAAAATGTGGGTGAATGCTATATGGATGCAAAATCTGTTGACAGAGTCAatgtccttttttcttttctttttaaggaGCCTTCAAACTGTTCTTGATGAAGATGAAGATTCCGTAGACAGTTTATATTTGGACTTCACAGTAAGCATGTgctcccatttaaaaaaaaaaaaaaagttgtttcgtAACACAAGCATTTAATATTACCTTGTGGTTTCAGGTTCAAGGACGTGAACTTGTGCTGAATGGAAAAGACATACTTGTCACCAAATACAACAGGTATCACTTAAAATGTTTCTAAACATGAGTAAGGGAAAATAGATCATTCAGAATTAACACAGATCCATTGGCACTTggacaatttttaaagtggggtgctgaaagccattgaacaaaactgtaacccctgttaATTAAAGAAGCCATCCAAGCCAGCACCTGTAGTTACAGCGCTCTTGCGCAGATCACCTGCTTCACCTCACTGTGCTAAAGTGGCcactgctggccaggtgcctagtAAGCTTAAGCTCCTGCAAGGATGGCCGTTGTTCTTCAGAGGCTGGTGGCTTGTCGACTTCTGCTGTCTAACAGAGCTGTTGTGGGGCAAAATGAGGAAACGTAAATAGTCATTCGAAATTGAGGAAAAAGTGGGGGTAAAACAATTGGACactaaacatacaaacaaacagaaacttcAGCTTTTTGGGTTATACTGTATCAGGAAAAAAAACTTGCAGATTTTAAAAACCACATTAAATTAATTGCAATGCATCCATATTATTGTGATCACACtccatatattttatttgcagattTCAGTATGTTGAAGCATACGTGGATTTCGTGTTCAACAAATCGGTCAAGAAGCAATTTGATGGTTTTATGAAAGGTTTTAGAAAAGGATGCCCCAGTAAGATGTGGAAAATATTCCTGCCTGTTGAGCTTATGGCAATACTCAATGGAAACACCAAATACGAGTGGGAAGAACTAGAAAAGGTGAGCTTCCTGCAGCATTCGATGACCTGAAGTCATTTCTTTCTCGTAACATTGTTATATGAGTGATATATTCTAAAGTCTGTTCTTGTGGTACTGGTAACAGAAACACAACAGGCAGCAATATACACATGCAAAAGCAgcctataatatacagtacagactatctgtgctttatcagaccttaatattttctgttttctgaacACAGAATGTAAAATACAAAGGATATAAACCTACAGATGAGAACATCAGGAATTTCTGGAAGGTATTCCATGAACTTGATGAGGAGCAGAAGAAGCATTTCCTTGGTAAGTTTTTTTTCATGCGTCAACCACAACTGTCTGACCTGCGTATGAGACGTAacccgaggtcctattgtaagtgactctgcagcagtctGACTATAACTGTGATGCGTAGTTCACCCCCTAGGCTCTGTCATtcgctttaaataataataataataataataacaactgacAGAACTTCCTTTTTGAAGCTGGCAGAAATCAGACCTTTGGAGCTTCACAAAAGAATCACAAAAgggctggttttatttttaattcacaaatGTTGTACACTGAAGTTTACTGGATGCCACAATAAAGTTTCAAATGGTATTCATAGCCCACATTCTCTTAATAATCTtgtatttttacagtaattaccTGCCTAAAGAAGACATCATTTTGTGAGTCTCTCCTactgaattcaacattttgtctTATCAGCCTTTTTGACAGCAAGTCAGGAAGAGGAGGGATGGCCAGTTTCAGCATCACCATAgcgaacagagagagagaggatccaGACGAATACTACCCCGTTGCAAACACCTGTTATCGATTCTTGTACCTTCCCAATTACAGCAGTGTGGACATCTTGAAAGAAAAGTTCTTGCACGCAATCACTTTTTATGAAGGATTTGGTGACTATTAAAGCAATCCTTTTTTGTTATCCCTGCTACTAATGTTTGAAAATAACTTAGATTACTGGTTTGAAAATATTTAGATGGCCACTTTTGAGTTTACATTCTCGTTTCCAAATACTCCTTTTGAGACATAAAACTGATACttatttttgaaattgtatttttgtttactaaTTACACGTCATTTTTGTACACAACCTGTTGCTTGTTACTTCCCAGAGCAGTCTCGTGCACCATGTGGAGCTGGTGGCTTCTGCCGCCCCTTCTAGAGATCAAGCAGCTTAAGTCAGTTGACTTGTACTGTCTTACAGGCTGCTAATAACTCTGGCtggagttaaaataaaaaatagaagtgTTTCGTTTACGAACGATATTGATATTTCCGAAATGTAACTGTTATTACtgtttttggagaaaaaatgtctcttgtttgtgtgttttctgtcctGCACAGAAGACGAGCACAGCGGGCTCAGCAGGTCTGCAttaactgattaaaaataaaactttgttgtGTACGGGGTTGTTATTAATGGAAATTatattattgtgattattgtttACTGTGAGAAAGTTTCTCTttcttgtgtgtgtatttttggtttacaataaataaatacaaaataacacggtTACAGCTGCTGTGCTCAGCAGCAGTGCGTTGATACACTTTAGGTAGATTGTTTCAGTCTGCCACAGTATATTTCTGCCGTCTTGGTGGCTGCTTACAGCACCGTTACGAAGGCTGTTTAGGCTAACAGCAGTCTTTCCTTAGTTGTTCCAACTGTGGGTTTGCCAGAAGCTATACAGTTCCTGTGCACTGCTTCTTGCGGTAACACAGGGCAAGGTCACCATCCCAACCCGGTGCAAGGTTCAATTTTCTGGACAGttttcagtactgtatatgttttgtacAGAGGTGCTGCTACTGAACAGTTTGAGACAGTACTGTACTAGATCATTACTGCACAGCGGTGCTTGAGTAGACAGATGCAACAGGTTTTCACTGCGTTGCTGTTGCATCATGCCAGTTCACTGTGACATATGCAAGGTCAGTCTCCCAGTAGAGGATAAGTATTTTCTAAGCGCACGCTGGAAAATCGCGTCTCTCAGCTCTGAAAATATGTCCATTCTTCTTGGGCAAGGCCCTTCCCCATGCCTGCTGAAGACGTGTCTGTGTCCTGTACAGATAGCTCAGTGCTAAGGCAGAGTAGGAAAACTGCCCGAGGCAAGAGCCCACGTAAGAAGAAGCTGGAGGAGCTGCACTTGCCGAATAAAAACCTGCTCCGTATCTCCAAACTGAACAGACAGGCTGaagagatgctgcagcgctctcaccaTGCCCACAAAGGAACTGGTGCGTTTGTTTCCTAAGCCACCACCCCAGGAGCACAAACCAGCGGCAAACTGGCATCCAAGGCCCAAGCAGCCAATCACAGCCGGATGCTACTACAGCCAGAGGGGGTTTTTGTAACCGGCCTGTTGCTGTGTACCGTGGCAACTTTAACAAGTTCCGTCTCCAGCCGCAGAAGCAAAGACCTCAGGCTAAGCCACAAGCCCGGCAGCGGCCCTAGGGCCTTGCTGATACAAGCCTAGGGTTCCTTTGCAGGGAACCACCTGGAGTATTGGCGTCAGTGCACCACGGACATCTTGGTGTTTTCTACTGTACAGACAGGCTATTCTCTCCAATTCAAGCACAGTCCCTCTCC
Coding sequences within it:
- the LOC121322666 gene encoding probable E3 ubiquitin-protein ligase HERC3 translates to MYTRGEADWTDVGLTSQTEDDIKLEDNFFHQPDSKNKPLLLKNEKILIVDCGATHVVLVSETGQIFERNYREQAEAAHPRLLSSLSDRKIIQIACGNHHSLALSRDGQLFTWGQNTNGQLGLGKGEPSKPSPQSLKSLSGIPLAQIAAGGDHSFAVSLSGAVYTWGRNHAGQLGLGNTTERFSPTLVKSLQLKKTVFISCGEEHTAILTKDGIVYTFGAGSFGQLGHNSTRDEVRPRLVAELWGEKVSQIACGGHHTVAYISSTNKVYSFGCGEQGQLGTGQNINQEVPVPLTLSAANENTLTVDKIVAGGNQTFVLCSQIEKLEPSANMFPSSTGKGIFSINDNLLDKWISECESKWKNTNKKIAWVFSSPSCLNGSFLEQSNDKHFKTTTETAGMDLSLVRLAFEKLAKNTKVLMQVESVVLNKLLPSLTGAPAGVEALRVYLIIPELFRALKTPQSIKEVASSLAEAILRLRPSSIQILDGRNMNGKIHIRDTLCFSYHAVLYPIQTCFRVLVVKATHCNLQVGCDDIPFCIQPVPSQGVNSNAGNRIQENKFYIAEIGLFQSVTFVDENSVDHGGLSQEFFSVITREMHTLEPGIFKLYEDCRLVWFIPMSAKNRNRNSDMFFLIGVLCGMALYNRCVAEFHFPLALFKKLLKEKPTLEDLRELSPTEARSLQTVLDEDEDSVDSLYLDFTVQGRELVLNGKDILVTKYNRFQYVEAYVDFVFNKSVKKQFDGFMKGFRKGCPSKMWKIFLPVELMAILNGNTKYEWEELEKNVKYKGYKPTDENIRNFWKVFHELDEEQKKHFLAFLTASQEEEGWPVSASP